The nucleotide sequence CCCAGTAGCCCATGGAAGACCAGGAGAGAGGGATGTCTCTGGATCAGACCCTCCTGGGGAACCGTTTACACACTAACAAAGACATTGTTAAAGCCACTTTGAAAAACTCTGGTCCGTGCAACAACCAGCCAAGGAATGATAGTGACGAAGCATCTCCTCCTGACGCCTTCCTAATGGGGAGAAGTGATGAACCTTGGAGAACAAAACATTTTCAGTCATGGTCAACGTGGGGATTTATTTGCTTGACTGAGCATTTTTGTTACAAAgagtgttttttcttttctttctttttcccctcaatttcttGAAAAAATGGATATGGGAAGAGAGGggctaggggaaaaaaagaggggtgaaggcttctttttttctcctttcctttcctttcctttcctttcctttcctttcctttcctttcctttcctttcctttcctttcctttcctttcctttcctttcctttcctttcccttcccttcccttcccttNNNNNNNNNNNNNNNNNNNNNNNNNNNNNNNNNNNNNNNNNNNNNNNNNNNNNNNNNNNNNNNNNNNNNNNNNNNNNNNNNNNNNNNNNNNNNNNNNNNNNNNNNNNNNNNNNNNNNNNNNNNNNNNNNNNNNNNNNNNNNNNNNNNNNNNNNNNNNNNNNNNNNNNNNNNNNNNNNNNNNNNNNNNNNNNNNNNNNNNNNNNNNNNNNNNNNNNNNNNNNNNNNNNNNNNNNNNNNNNNNNNNNNNNNNNNNNNNNNNNNNNNNNNNNNNNNNNNNNNNNNNNNNNNNNNNNNNNNNNNNNNNNNNNNNNNNNNNNNNNNNNNNNNNNNNNNNNNNNNNNNNNNNNNNNNNNNNNNNNNNNNNNNNNNNNNNNNNNNNNNNNNNNNNNNNNNNNNNNNNNNNNNNNNNNNNNNNNNNNNNNNNNNNNNNNNNNNNNNNNNNNNNNNNNNNNNNNNNNNNNNNNNNNNNNNNNNNNNNNNNNNNNNNNNNNNNNNNNNNNNNNNNNNNNNNNNNNNNNNNNNNNNNNNNNNNNNNNNNNNNNNNNNNNNNNNNNNNNNNNNNNNNNNNNNNNNNNNNNNNNNNNNNNNNNNNNNNNNNNNNNNNNNNNNNNNNNNNNNNNNNNNNNNNNNNNNNNNNNNNNNNNNNNNNNNNNNNNNNNNNNNNNNNNNNNNNNNNNNNNNNNNNNNNNNNNNNNNNNNNNNNNNNNNNNNNNNNNNNNNNNNNNNNNNNNNNNNNNNNNNNNNNNNNNNNNNNNNNNNNNNNNNNNNNNNNNNNNNNNNNNNNNNNNNNNNNNNNNNNNNNNNNNNNNNNNNNNNNNNNNNNNNNNNNNNNNNNNNNNNNNNNNNNNNNNNNNNNNNNNNNNNNNNNNNNNNNNNNNNNNNNNNNNNNNNNNNNNNNNNNNNNNNNNNNNNNNNNNNNNNNNNNNNNNNNNNNNNNNNNNNNNNNNNNNNNNNNNNNNNNNNNNNNNNNNNNNNNNNNNNNAGCTGCCACAGGCCGACGGACATGGCTCCGCAGGGCGGCCACATTCATCCCAATCCAAGGCAGGCTGGCATGTTCCGCCATCACCTTCTCCTGTCTCGCTGTCCTGGCAACCAACAGGAACCCAAAAGGGCATTTGATGCTAGTGTCAGGCTGGAGTCTGCTCTCTTCTGAGATGGGACAAGATCCCTTTTCCTCTTGTTCTCCCACCAAGACAGAGTCTAAGCAGACTAAGGAGGGCCTTTTCCCTTGGCAGGGAGCCAGGGATGGGGAAAAAATCCTTCCCGCCGGCAAGGATGTGGTGGCCGCTGGGGCTCTCTGAAGGTGGTTCTGACAACACTTCTTGTCACCTCATCTCATCCTGGAGTGGGACACAGAATCACCCTCGTCTGAATTATAGGGGGCTTCCTGTGGTGAACACGGGGGGGGGGGTGTGAGGGAggggagggacagacagacagacagacagacagagacacagagaaaaagagatagagagagaatagaagggggagagagagacagagacagagagcctgagagagacagaggttCAGAAacagagtgggagggagggagagacagaaagacagacagaaagtcagagtgggagggagagagacagacagacagagacacaaagattcagaaagagagaaacgagagagagagagagagagactgagacacagAGATTCAGAAAGAGATGGGGAAGACAGAGGGAGTGTGGCGTGTCCAGCATGGAAGCCCGGCACCTGTCCCATTTTCAGCTCCATCAGACTTGCTGTGTGGGCAGCTGCCTGGCCTCattcctgtcctcatggcctcctTGGAAGTATCCTCCCTTCTTTGGAAACATCCCCAGCAGCTCTGCAGATCCCCCTTCCCAAAAGAACACAAAAACAGCTTCAGATTgcagaaacagaaataattttctatttttttattttacttatcatatatgttatattgtttattatactcattttatttagATTCTTTTCAACCTAAAAGTTGTCTTAAAACTAAAACTTTACAACTAAAAAGTTGCTTTAGACTCCATTTTATcaatttaaaatgaaggggttggacaagGTTGGTTCTGAACACTCTGGACCTAAAAATCTAGTATTAATTTCTAAGAGTTTTACTacataggaaactgaggcacagaagtgaattgactttcccaaggttgtCCAGCTAAAGAGAAGAACTAGAATCCAGATCTCTAAACTCCCAAATCCAAGGTCTTTATTTTTCCCAGCTGCTGGTCAGTCTTGTCTTCCTGGCCttattttggatttgtttttgttttttgggggtcttttttggcaaagacactgagtggcatggtttgccattaccttctccagcttgttttacagatgaggaaactgaggcaaacagggttaagtgacctgctcagggtcacacctcTAGTGTCTGAGAtaaaaattgaacccaggacctcccatctccaggcctggctctctatccaccgagttATGTCACTGCCCCCCCATTTTTCATTTAGAGCCTCAGCCTAGGGGGCCTtagcatttgtgtgtgtgtcctggATCCCTTCGACAGGTTGGTGAGAATCCATGGAAGAATGTTTATAAAAGCTGAAGGAAATGCTCCTTTTATGAAAGGGAAGTGAAAATAAAGGttctctattattattttccctttcaacTTCTGGGAACTCCTGCCTTTGAGCCTGGGGGCTCAGAAGGATTCAGTGATTTGTCTAGACTGGGCAGCCAGGACCCTCGGAGGCcccttgaactcagatccttcaaGGCCGGGTTTCTATCCTCTAGGGCCTTCGGTCTAACTATTGTCACATATTTATCTGCCCAAACAAAAATCATGGTTTTGATTGTTCAAGACAAAGGGGAAGATATGAGCAAGCAGGCTGCTTCtgagcctggttcttatcttggCCGTAGGAAGTTGGCCTAAATGGTTATTGCTGTCTCTTCCGGTTCCAACTTATAAATGTTTCCATGAATGTATGACTGGCCTTCTTTCGGGGTGGTGGAGTTTGGgggagggtggctttgagggccTGGGGAGCCATCTCCACACAGAGGTAGCTAGCTGGCTTGTCACTCGTTTCCCCCAGGTTCCTGGGTGGTTCAGGGAAACCAGCCCTAGATGAGTACCCTGGAGTCTTTAGGGGCCCTGGATGGCACCTGGAGTATTTAAGGGGCCCTAGAAGGGTACCCCAGAATCTTTAGGGGTCCTGGATGGCACCTGGAACCTTTAAGGGGCCCTGGATCACATCTGGAGTCTCTAGGAGGGCTTGGATGGTACCCCAGAGTCTTTGGGGGCCCTGGATGGCACCTGGAGTATTTAAGGGGCCCTAGAAGGGTACCCCAGAATCTTTAGGGGTCCTGGATGGCACCTGGAACCTTTAAGGGGCCCTGGATCACATCTGGAGTCTCTAGGAGGGCTTGGATGGTACCCCAGAGTCTTTGGGGGCCCTGTGCCTTTAGGTGAGCTCCAGCCCTGCTAGAGGGAAGGCCGGGGGAGGCCCCAAGGCAGCTGGCCCCTCCTCCTCCCGGTAAGGTAAGCTGGGCATCCAGGTGTGCCTCGGAGAGCCGCCCAGTCTGGGACGGGGAGTGCAGGCCGGCCGACGCAGAGCGGAGCTCGGCCTTCGGGGCGGGCTAAAAGTTGGAGTAAGCAGGAAGTTGAGCGAGCGCACCCCGGGAGCAAAGTACCCGAGCCAGTTCCTGGGCTGCTGTTTTCCCAGCTGTTGACGCGCCCCAGCTGGACGGGAGACAGAGATGGTGAGCGAGGGAGGCCTCGGATGGGAGAGGGGCTGGGAGGCGGGTCTGGAGGAAGGGGGAGGCCGAGGACAGGGGCCGTCCGGCGCCCGCAGGGCTTGGGGGGGAGAGGAGGCAGGAAGGCCCCCGGGGTCCGGCCTCCGACCAATACTTGGCGggtccccttctcctctcctcccctcctccccgcTGGCCTTCGCTTCCCTGACCTCCCTCCTGGCCTCAGAGGTCAGGAATCCTTCCTGGAACGCTTGGCCCGGTTCCCGCGGGGGTGGAGGCCGGAGGAGGAAGACTCCCGATCCAGGGAGGCAGAGCCCGGCCTGGCCGCCCCCCACCCCACAGAGGAACCAGAGCCTGCTGCGCCTCTCCCGAAGGGCCCAGCTCTGCCCGAGTCACCGGCTCAGCCGGCCAGAAGGCGGGCTGCCAGGGGGAGGCGGCTGGGGCCACCTTCCTTCTTCAGCCTTGATGGGACAGCCAGAGCCTGGGGCCGGCCTGGCGGGGACTGGACCGAGGGGAGCCCCTTCTTTATTCCCTCCGTCTGGGGGGACCAGCCCAGGAGAGCTCCTGGACTCTGTGCGTGATGTcggggtgggaaggaggaagggtcCCCCTCCCTGGAAGGCCGCTTTGAAAGCGCTATCGCTTCATCTCTCCAATCCTACTGGTCGTGTGACCTTAGGGCGGTCACTTAACTGGGAGCTTCAGGCTATTCTCCCTCCGATTTAATCTGTGTAGTGTGAAAGGGAGGGATGGGCTGCCTAACctgcagtaataataataataataatagtcaattCTACAGTACTTTAAGACTTAGAAAGCGCTTTATAAAAGTCCTCTCATTTCACTCAGGTGATTGGCCTCGTggtccccactttacagatggagaaaccgaGGCTGACGAACATAAAAGCATTTGCCAGGGTTAGGGGCTGCGGCAGGGCTTGAGGCACCCAGGATAGAGCCTTGGACTTGGCGTCAGGGGAACCTCTGACGCTAAATAGCTGTGTGAGACCCTGAGCCGATCACGCCActaccagcctcagtttcctcatctgtacaatgggcataataatagcccCTGGCTCAGGGGATGACTGGGAGGACCAAATAAAAACAGGGAGTATCCTGGTAACCACTTGGGAACAGGAAGCCTCAGAGCCAGGCTTCAAAGAAGTCCTGCCCCCTTCGGCTCCCCATACTCCCATGGTTTTACGACCGCCATTACTAAGGGCTTCGCCATTACTAAGAGCTTCGGTGGCCCCATGCCCTGGGCCAGTGGGGGGAGGTGGGGTTTGGGGGGGATGGAAAAAGCAGAAGTTTGTGGCTCAACGGCTGAAGACTGAAGGGGGGGACAtggagtgggggggagggagttAATGTAGAGCTGTTGAACCCATTTCTAAGGAGCCACAAAGTCCAGCTGAATGGCTGGAGGCAATCAATTCATCCCCCATTTATTTAGTCTACCTCCTGGGACCCATAAATGTTGATTGAGTGCACCTTGCAATGCCAAAAGAGGCGAGAGGGAGCCCCTGCCCTCCGGGAGCTTACACTCTCTTTAGGGGATGGGTTTCTCCATTCCTGACGGACCAGCGGCTGGGGAAGCTAAGGAAGGGAGGATGGGGTTCAGCTCTTGGAATCCCCAGCTCAAAGGCCACCTTCTCCATGAGGCTCTCCATGAGGCTCTCCCGGTATCAGCAGGCTCTCCCTCTTGAATTATTTTGCATTGCTCCTTACGTTGTTGCTATCACTCTAGTCTAACCGTCTGCTGTCCagaaggttttcttggcaaagactggagtggtttgccatttccttctccaccgtgtccccattttccagatgagaaactcaggcaaataggacttaagtgacttgctcagggtcatgcagctaggaaggatctgaggtcagatttgaaccctggaactCCAGCCTCAGCCCCCACAGCTACTAAGTTTTAATGGAATTTTCTGTTCCATCATGGAGAAGTTGGCACTGACCTGAAGCCATTCTCTGGAGTCCCTTGGCTGTAGCaaatgaagggaagaggaaggaggcagagaaggaagaggcaaaGGGGTCTTTCCCTGACCTACCACGGACCCCTCACCGCCAGACCCCCACAGGACTGGGGGAAGTCAGCCCCATCTGCTCGAGGCTGGGTTCCTTCCCTTCTGGGGCTCCAGAGACTTTTCTACTCGGCCCAAGAGAACCCCTTGTGTCATTTACCAGGAGGAAGCCAGCGGCGGAGGCGGGAGCGATCGGGTGAGGAGCCTCCAGAATGAGGTGGAAGGAGTCAAAAACATCATGACCCAGAACGTGGAGCGAATCCTGGCTCGGGGAGAGAACCTGGACCATCTTCGGAACAAGACAGAAGATCTAGAGGCCACggtgagggggagggagggaggatgggggCTATGAAGGGctgagggagagaagggggggaAAGGAGAAACCTTCCGATTCTGCTCCATTTCTCCCGACTTGGGAAGCGGCACACGTGCCTCCTGGGTGCCCCACTCGAGCACTTCCAAGCCATGCCTAAGGAGCTCCCTAGGATACCGTGAATGAGGGTGGTCACTGCTAGGCCGATGGTCAGGGAGGCTGCCAGCCGCCAGGAGGAGTGGCTCTGCCAGGCCTGGTGCCATAGCAACCCCAAGGCTCTCATATAGTCAACCCATGAGCCCTGTCTTCTCCACCAAGGGGACAGGGTGCAATTGCCTCTCTCCACACATGAATCTTTTTAAGTTTTCCTTTGGtggcattttccttcctttcaagaGGAACTCTAGCCTTCATTTGAGCCTGAACTTCCCGCCCCTCAGAAAACCACCAGTGGTGGGTGTGTTAGGGCCAGCCATAGCACGGGTTCCTCTGTCTCTGGGGAGCCCTTCAGAGGAGGCTTTCAGGACGCCTCCTGCCCTCTTTAGGGCCTCCACAGGACTGCTGATGGGCAGGAGGTGGACAGGGGCTGAGATGGCCTGAGAGGGCATGGAGGGATAAGGCAAAAAGAACTGCAGGGTCCTCTGGCCCAGCAGAAAGCCACGCCATTCTCTGCACCGTCTCCTTGACCTCAGCTGAATTTCTTTTCTTGCAGCTGTTTAAAATTAATTCCTCATTGAACAAAGTCCAGGGAAGTCACGGGCCTCGAGGCAAAGCCAGGATTCTGGTTCCCAGGCGGCTCTGATTTGGGGGAAGATGGCTGTGGCCATCTCTTCTGTCGCTGGGTCTCGTGCCCATCAGCAGTATGAGAATGGGAAGTCCTGGGAGCCTGTGTCTCCACTGCTGCGGTCTGTGGGGCAAGGCAGGGGAAGGAGCCCTCTCCCCACACGCCTGTCCCTGGGCCCCGAGATGGATGGAGGGTCCCCATGACCTACCCAtcatgagtttaaaaaaagataaagccCTTATTCTCTGTCCGAGCAACAACACGAAGTCAGAAGGGGACGGGCCGGACAAagaggggttaagggacttgcccaggattccgCAATGGGCAGCGTCTGCGGCCAGAATTGACCCACATCCTCCCTAGCTGGCCTTTCTCATCCTTAATTTTTGTTCTGTCTCCCCCTGACAGTCGGAACACTTCAAGACCACGTCCCAGAAGGTGGCTCGGAAATTCTGGTGGAAAAATGTGAAGATGATCATTCTCATCTGCGTGATTGTGGGCGTCATCCTGCTCCTGATCATCCTCTTTGCCACTGGCACCATCTAGAGGGCCCTCATTCTCCCTGGTGCCCGGCCCTCCTCCACCTCCCGGCCTCCCTCAGCCTCGGTACCCATCTCTGCCTCCCCCACTCCACAGTGCCCGGGGAAGTCTCCTttcctgttctctccctcccagaagTGGAATGCTGCCCGGCCACCCACCCCGTCTGTCCTTCTCTGCGGGTTCTCTGTCCTGCTCAGCCCTCCCCCGGGACCTCGTGtccacatgtgtgtgtgtgtgtatgtggggaagggaagagagggagggagtgccCGCCTGCCCGCTGGGCCTGAATGCACTAGACTGTGGCTGAGTTTCAGGGGGCCTCTCCATGGCTGGAAGGTGGGCATCTCCTGGAATGCTGCTGGTGACCTGTAGGTAATAAAGACCTCTCAGTGTCCTTTTGGTGTGAACAAGCTCCTTTGAGGTTCCCTCTGCCCTTGGATCAGACCTCAGGcccttattaactgtgtgaccctgggcaagtcacctagccctGTTTGctcgggcctcagtttctccctttgtaaaatgaggctaataagtGCAATACCCATTTCAGAGAATGAAATGGGATAACCTTAGCTATTCCTATTTGTGTTCTTCGAGCGGCTGCCCCGTTTGCACACCGCCCTTCTCTGGCTGGAGCTCTTTCTGCCTTTGCTCCCACTCTCCAGCCGGGGCCAGCGGTAGTTTGGGGTTCCTGGgacttttctctcctctgttgGAGTGAGTAAGCATTCTTCCCCCATTCATCCTGTCCCTGGGCCCAGGGTCACAGGACAGGCCCCctacctccttcctttcccaggaCAATGGCCTTCTGTGTCCTCGGTGCCGGGCAGGGGGGTCAAACAAAGAAAGTCCGCCTGGGTCCTCTCTGACGCCGCCGTCTCCTGTGAGCAGCTAAGACTGGTGAATGCCCACGGCCCCTCCACCAGTGGCCGCCCCTTTCCCCCGCAGCCGGAGGGATTATTCATCCGGGCTGGGTACAGTCAGTGTCACTGGACGGCCCCCCCCCCCTCGGACAATGGCTTCTGTGTCCCAGGCGTCCAGCCCCAGAGCTTCGGCCTGCCCCGGATGAGGTCTTGTTTTTAGGGAtgaagattgatttttttttttctcttagaggACGAGAGCCTGAGCTTGGGGGGCTTAGAGACAACTTGGCCCCCAGAGGGCAGCCCCCTCTCCAGCGTGATCATAGCCAAGCTCCCTGGCTAGCCCTGTGAGGCTGGGGGAAAAGGgggcttggggtggggggtggcttTCCAGCGGACTGGCTCGATCGGAGTCCACAATGTGTGTGATGGGATCTGAGGCTGCCCTGCACCCAGCGTGGTGTCCGGAACTGGGGAATCGGGCTCCAGCCTGCTCCGGCCATCCAAGATCGATTCTTTGGTCTTTAGAGCTGTTTGTTGTTCGGTCGTGTCCGGCTCTCTGTGACCCCGTGACCCAGAATAGCGCGCCAGtgtgtccatgggattttcttggcaaagacagtctATTCTTCTGCGAATAGTCCCTCTCGAGCTGTTCTCTATCACTATCTTTTTGTGATCTCTGAGTCTTGGTTTAATAAATAATCCCTTGGCCTATTTTGGGGAAaaagaatggcttgccatttccttctctggtggattaTGGCAaacaggttgagtgacttgtccagggtcacacagacactAGTGagtgtccgaggccacatttggacCCTGGTctctcctgaccccaggcccagggctccatccactgagctatctagctgcctccttttaTAGAAGTCATATCTAACAATTACCGAACCCCACTCTTGTCCCCACCGTACACAAACAGTGTCTTCTCTTGggtcaacaaagaaaaaaaacaaaaccctgttGGGAAAAGCAACTAATCCACTACCTCCACCTCCCAGGGTCTGCGCTATTCCACCCCAGTAGTGACTCACCTCtccaaaggagggagggaggcttcGACTtccagtcaggaggacctggcctcggacaccccacccccaccccgctaGCTGGTCAAgggggcaaattgcttaatccaGGCTCTAAtcccttcccccctttttaaactcttaccttccatcttagaattaatgctctacattggttctaaggcagaagaggggtaagagctggtgaaggttaagtgacttgcccagggtcacacagctaggctgcTCTTAAGATTATGAATTATTGCTGAAATGCCAGTCTGCCTCTGGAGGGAATGTGTCCTGGGGATTCCCCATCCTGACAAAATCAGGAGGGAGCCCCCCAGGACAGGGAAGAAGTAATCTGATATTTAGTTCGGAGAAGAGACTTCTCATTTAAGTCCTTCCCAAGACCATGACCCTCTTTGTCACATCCCCATTACACAGGCAGAAAAATCGAGGCGTAGCTTGGGTTCTGCTCTAGCAATAGAGGCAGCAGGAACAGCTTCAGAACCCTGGTCACATCCACTGTAGAGTCCTAGAGGTGGCCAGTATGTTAAAGGTCTAACTAATCACCAGGGACGATGGATCATCCAGCTTCTACTTGAGCTCTGCCTGCcacagggaactcactaccttaGGGATGCTGAGTGGGGAAAGCCACCCTACTATCTGTCAGTGCAGGCGAGCCCCAGCTCTTCAGTTTAGTCCTGAGagctgcccagggtcaaacaggaGAACTTTGACCTTTGAAGGGTTTCTGACTCAGGCTGCCTCTCCAGGTCTTCCCTTTTCCAAGGCAAACACCTCCAGCTCTTCCTCAAATGATGTGGTTTCCTGAGGACCCCCTTCCCCAAATCTGCTGCCTTTCTGGGGAACTGACCAATCCACACGGGTTTATTGAATgcctcctctgtgccaggcactcgTGCTAGGCACGGAGATCCCCAAACAAACCCTCCCTTCGAGTAGCTAATCAGGGGAAAGAGCAAATACACCTATCTGTAAATACTGGGTGAAGGAAGGCTGCTTGTAGGAAGGGAGATTCTACAAAGccaggaagtgaggaaggagtcTCTCCCAATCCAAGGGGGCGGCCTCTACCTGTGCGAAGGCATCGATGGAGATGGGAGACCAAATGTGGTGGCTAAGGCCAGGGTGGCAGGACCTTAGAATGCTGGGAAGGGGGGGTGACATCTCCAGGAAATCAGCCAGGAGAGACAGGCTGCTCTCAGATAGCTGGGCCTTAACTGTCCAACAAAGGAGTTTTGTCTTTTGTCCCAGGGGCAACAGGGAGTCAGCCTCTAGCTCAGTTTATGACCCTGCAGCTCTGGCCACAGTGGTCCAGAAACGTGTTTTTTCAGATGTTCTAGGGTGTGGGATAATAGCCCCTGTCCTAACTCCCCACCCAGCAAAGTACAAATGTCTCCTTCTTATGATTTTCTCCtattgtgctctctctctctctctctctctctctctctctctctctctctctctctctctctctctctctctctcNNNNNNNNNNNNNNNNNNNNNNNNNNNNNNNNNNNNNNNNNNNNNNNGCCCAGGTTGACCTGTTCAAGTTCTGTTGTCATCCAAGTTATCCTGACTTCCTAGACAATCCCTACAATGAACCTGGTCCTTAAAATTGGGCACAGATTGGACCCCAGAAGGTAGAAATGTAGAagcactataaagcagtggtacccaaacttttttggcctactgccccctttccagaaaaaatattacttaacgccCCTGTCACATACCATCACcttccccttacagttattcaccgcccccaaatgcacctgtggccatcaccgttcccctggatcactgcagcacccaccagggggcggtggcgcccactttgggaatcactgcatatAAAGGAATGAGTATCAGGGGCAGCTAagggctcaggagattgagaatcaggaccagagatgggaggtcctgggttcaaatgtggcctcagacacttcctagccaggtgaccctgggcaagtcacttgacccccattgcctagcccctcctattcctctgccttggaaccaatacacagtattgattctaagagggagggtaagggttaaaaaataaaaaagggaatgcgtttggagtcagaggaccagttTGCCACTTTATTAAATTTGTGACAGCTCTAAGCaagccccttcccctctctgggactGAGTTTTTTGtctagaagaaaaacaagaggtGATCCCTGGGGTCTTATCCTGCTGCAGTGGTATGAACCTGGCAAGGGTGTAGAGGAGGGAAAGTGAGCTGGGAGCACAGCTGTGGGGCATAAAAATAGCCCCTCCGAAATTATAGGCAGAGTCAACTCTCAGCCATCCTGAGAGTCACGGGGAGCAGCTAACACGATTTAGGAAAGACACTGAGAAGCTGGAGAGGGTCCAGAGGAGGGCAGCCAGGAAGGGGAAGGGCCTTGAGATCATGCCACAGAAGGATCATTTGAAGGAAATGGCTCTGTTTTgagccagagaagagaagaagcctTTGGGGGGAACAGGATAGCTGACCACTATTTAAAGGATTTTTAAGTGGCAGACAGAAGAGACTTGTTCTTTCTCACCCCAGAGAACTGGCCTAGGAACAATGGGGGGAAGTGGGAGAGAGGCAGATTTAGTCTTGATGTAAGGAGagacttcctaacaatgagagctgtccaaaaatggagtTGGCTGCTCGGGGAGGTGAGCGGTTCCACTCTACGGGCTGTCTTAAAGCAAAAGCTGACTGGCCAGTTGTCGGAGATCCTCTCCCAGGGGATGATCAGACCAGAAGGGCTTGGAaagcccttccaactctgagattctgggatttgTGCCAGCCTTGATTTCCCCCTCTGAGAATGA is from Gracilinanus agilis isolate LMUSP501 chromosome 2, AgileGrace, whole genome shotgun sequence and encodes:
- the VAMP8 gene encoding vesicle-associated membrane protein 8, whose product is MEEASGGGGSDRVRSLQNEVEGVKNIMTQNVERILARGENLDHLRNKTEDLEATSEHFKTTSQKVARKFWWKNVKMIILICVIVGVILLLIILFATGTI